One Candidatus Woesearchaeota archaeon genomic window, TATTTTTAATGGGAAAAGTTGAATATGATATTAAAAAAGATTCAATTATATATATAGAAAAATGAAATTAAGTAGAATATATTCAAACAAAGAAGAAATTTTTAATTCAATTCAGTTTAATGATGGCTTTAATGTCGTTTTTGCTGAAATTAAACACCCAAAAGATAAAACAAAAGATTCACATAATTTGGGTAAATCTTTATTGATAGAATTAATTGATTTCATGTTATTAAAAAAAACATTGACCTCGCATTTTTTGAAAAAGCATTATGATTTATTTAGAGAGTTTGAATTTTTTTTAGAAATTAAATTAAACAATGGTAAGTATTTAACAATTAAAAGAAGCGTTGAAAGAAGTTCAAAAATAAGTTTTAAATTACATGATGATAAATATCAAAATTTTAGTAATTTAAACGATAGTGAATGGAGTATTAATAATGAACCTTTTTTAAAAGCTATTGAAAAATTAGATTTATATCTAGGATTTGATGTTTGCTCTGAATGGTCTTTTAGAAAAGGTATTGGTTATTTTTTGAGAACTCAAAAAGATTATCAAGATGTTTTTCAAATTTCAAAATTCCAATCAGGAGAACATAAAGAGTGGAAACCATATTTGGGTAGATTATTAGGTTTTAATGATAAATTAATTAGTGAGAAATATGAACTTGAAAAAGATAAAGAAAAACTTGAAAATTTTAAAAAAGGTATTGAAGAAAAATTATATAATAAGCGAGAAGATTATGATAAATTGCAAAGTTTAATTAAATTTAAAGAATCGGAGATAAAAGAAATTTCCTCAAAAATTGATAAATTTGATTTTCATGAAAGAGAAGTAAGTATTAATACTAACTTGGTCGAAAAAGTCGAAAAAGAAATATCTGAATTTAACAACCAATTATATAATATTAAATATGATATTGAAAAAATAAACGATTCTTTAGATAGAAAAATTAATTTTGATCTTGAGAGAATTAAAAAAACATTTGAAGAGGTTGAAATATCATTTAATGAAAAGATTATAAAAGAATATGAGGATTTATTAGAGTTTAATAAACAAATATTAACTCAAAGACAGAAAGATTTGAAAAAAAGATTAAATGAATTAAATCTTGAGAAAGAGAGTGTTTTAACAAAGTTAAAAAATCTAAACATGATTAGGGAAAAAAATCTTGAAACTTTAAGGAAAAAAGATAGTTTTGATAAATTTAAAGAATATCAAAAGGAACTATCAAAGACAGAAGGTGAGATTCAAGGTTTTAAAAATCAACTAGAAAATTTAAATAAAGTTATAGCAATAGAAAATGAAATTGAACAAAAAGAAAAGGAATTAGAAACAGTTGAAAAGCAAATAGAACGGTGTATTAATCAAGGTACAGAAATTGCTGAAAGAGTAAAAGAAAGATTTACAAAAATTATTAAAAGTGTTTTATTTAAACAAGCTTTATTACATTTAAGAATTAATGGTGAAGGTAATGTTGAATTTGTTGCTGATTTTTACAAAATTTCTGGTGAGAAAATAGAACCAACAAGTGAATCTGAAGGTTTTACACATAAGAAATTACTTTGTGCTGCATTTGATTTAGCAATTTTAATAGAATATTCAAATAATTCATATTTTAGATTTGTATATCATGATGGTATATTAGAAGCAGTTGATCCTAGGAAAAAAATAATTTATTTAGACTTAGTTAAGGAATATTGTAAAACATATAACATCCAGTATATCTTAACCGCTATTGATTCTGATTTACCTAGAGATGAAAATGATAATTTAATCTATTTTAATGAGTCAGAAATTATTTGTAAATTATCCGATGAAGGAAATAACGGAAGATTGTTTAAAATGGATTTATTTTAAATTAGTGATAATTGTTCTTTTTTTATATAATTCATTTATAGTTTAATTCTCCCTGAAATTAACATTGGTAATAATTTATCCCTAAGTTTAGTTAAAGTTTCAATTTGTTTTTTATTTTCAAAAATTTTATCTAAAACTTCTTTTACTTTTTTATCAAATAAATCAATTAACTCTTTTTCAGGTTCTACCATATATCTGGATAAAATAAAACTTTTATCTGTATGTGGAATAGCAGAACCTGTTGTATTATTTTTAATTTCATCTACAAAAGAAAGTATAAAATAATATATATAGAAATTACTAATGCCATTAATTTCAATTTTTGCAAGAGTTGAACCAATTGCACCTTCAAAACCAATCTCCAATCTACCTGAACTTGCTCCATCCATAACCATAATTAAATCATATTTGTCAGAAATCACTAAACCTTTAAGCTTAACATAAAATGAAGTATTTCCATCTAATGTTTCTATTAAAATTTGCTTTACTAAACTTTCAGAATATTTCTCGAAAACTTCAGAAGGTTTCTTACCTTTTTGAAATTTAATAAATTTACTTAATTGAACAACTTTCCAATTTTTAGGAACATCTTTTTCTAATTCATCATTCCAAATCAATTCACCTTTAAAATCTTCAAATCTAATAAAATATTTTTCAAATAATTTTATTCCTAAATTTTCAAGTAATTTGTTTTGAGTATCTAAATTTTCAATTTTATCATCAATACTTGAAAGAATATCTACTATTTTTTCTTCTTCCTCATTTTTTTCAGGTATTAAAAGTAATATAGAATTTAAATTTTCTTGAGATAATTTAGGTTGAGCTGAACCTGATAAATAACTAGAAATATTATTATTAGCAAACCAATATTTTAAATATAATAGTCTTTTAAAATTTTCATGATTTAGAACATGAGCATGATTATTAACCCAAAATTGACCTGATGCTAAAAAAGCAATAGGAGCTTTTCTTGATCTTAAATTTTCTCCATCTTCAGAAATTAATAAATAACTCCCCTCAAAAATAAATTCATCTATATAATCAATCACTCCTGAAGCTCCATAATATCTAAAATTGCCTTGCTTTTTTTTTCTAATTGCTGAAGATAAAGGCACTCTTTTTGAATCACAATTTAAAGCTAAATTAAATAATTTATCAACTTTCCAATCATTCGGAATTAATCCAAAATCATCATGTTCAAAAAATTCTTCTTCAGATCTAAATTTCATATCCTAGCTCACCCAAATTATTTTTTAACCTTTTATCAATATCTTCAGATTTTTTCAATTCGTTTTTTAAATCCAAAATTAAAGCATTTAATTCTTTTTCAAAATCTTCTTTAGATATTTCATCTTCAGGTGCAACTCCAACATATCTTCCAGGATTCAAATTAAAACCTTTCTTTTCAATTTCATTAAAGTCACCAACTTTACAAAATCCTTTTTCATCCTCATAAACTCCTTCTTCTCCCCTAAATGCTCTAACTTTATCGGTAATTTTTTTCATGTCATCACCAGAAAACTCAACTTGATTTCTTGAAATATTTGAACCTAACTTTCGTGCATCTATAAATAAAGTTTTACTTTCTCTATACTCTTTATTTTTAACTAAAAACCATAAAGAAGCAGGGATTTGAGTTGTAAAAAATAATTGAGTAGGTAATGCAACAATAACATCTACTGCATCAGCTAAAACTAATTTTTTTCTAACTTCTCTCTCTTGCCCACCATCACTTAATGAACCATTTGATAAAACAAATCCTGCTCTTCCACTCGATTTCAGATGAGAATACATGTGTTGAATCCAATAATAGTTTGCATTAACATTATCAATATTCCTTGAATTCACAGTTCCAAATTGCCACCTAGAATCATTGTCAGTATTTGCTTTTTTCCATTCCCTCAAATTAAAAGGTGGATTTGCAATAATATAATCAAATTGTTTATTAGGAAATTGATCTTCATTTAGTGTATCTTCTAATTCAATATGCCCTTCCAAATGTCTAATTGCAAGATTCATCTTACAAATATTAAAAGTTGTTCTAACGGCTTCCTGTCCATGAATAGAAATATCTTCTTTTTTACCATGATGTTTTTCAATAAATTTAAGACTTTGAACAAACATTCCCCCTGAACCACATGCAGGATCATAAATAAGTCCTTTGTATGGTTCAAGAATCTCAACTAAAAGCTTAACTATACTTTGAGGAGTAAAGAATTCTCCACCTCTTCTTCCTTCAGTTAGAGCAAATTTCATTAAGAAATATTCATAAACTCTTCCAAAAATATCTTTCTCTTTTTTCTCTCCATTCCCATTATCATATAATTCTAACTTTGAAAATAAATGAATAATTTGTCCTAATGTTTCATAATTTAAACCACTTCTCACATAAACTTTAGGAGTAATTCCATTCAAGGTTTTATTATTCTCTTCAATCATAATCATAGCATCATCTAAAAGAGTTGGAAGGGTTGGGTCTTCAGTCTTAGATGAAAGATATTTCCAAGTAGCTTTTTTAGGAAGATAAAAACTTCCATCATAATAATCCTTGTCTTCTAAAATCAAATCAAGTTCTTGATCATCTTTGTATTTATCTTTTAATTCTTCAACTCTATGTTCATAAGAATCAGAAACATATTTTAAGAAAATCATTCCAAATACAATATGTTTATACTCTGAAGCCT contains:
- a CDS encoding DUF2326 domain-containing protein, giving the protein MKLSRIYSNKEEIFNSIQFNDGFNVVFAEIKHPKDKTKDSHNLGKSLLIELIDFMLLKKTLTSHFLKKHYDLFREFEFFLEIKLNNGKYLTIKRSVERSSKISFKLHDDKYQNFSNLNDSEWSINNEPFLKAIEKLDLYLGFDVCSEWSFRKGIGYFLRTQKDYQDVFQISKFQSGEHKEWKPYLGRLLGFNDKLISEKYELEKDKEKLENFKKGIEEKLYNKREDYDKLQSLIKFKESEIKEISSKIDKFDFHEREVSINTNLVEKVEKEISEFNNQLYNIKYDIEKINDSLDRKINFDLERIKKTFEEVEISFNEKIIKEYEDLLEFNKQILTQRQKDLKKRLNELNLEKESVLTKLKNLNMIREKNLETLRKKDSFDKFKEYQKELSKTEGEIQGFKNQLENLNKVIAIENEIEQKEKELETVEKQIERCINQGTEIAERVKERFTKIIKSVLFKQALLHLRINGEGNVEFVADFYKISGEKIEPTSESEGFTHKKLLCAAFDLAILIEYSNNSYFRFVYHDGILEAVDPRKKIIYLDLVKEYCKTYNIQYILTAIDSDLPRDENDNLIYFNESEIICKLSDEGNNGRLFKMDLF
- a CDS encoding restriction endonuclease subunit S, which encodes MKFRSEEEFFEHDDFGLIPNDWKVDKLFNLALNCDSKRVPLSSAIRKKKQGNFRYYGASGVIDYIDEFIFEGSYLLISEDGENLRSRKAPIAFLASGQFWVNNHAHVLNHENFKRLLYLKYWFANNNISSYLSGSAQPKLSQENLNSILLLIPEKNEEEEKIVDILSSIDDKIENLDTQNKLLENLGIKLFEKYFIRFEDFKGELIWNDELEKDVPKNWKVVQLSKFIKFQKGKKPSEVFEKYSESLVKQILIETLDGNTSFYVKLKGLVISDKYDLIMVMDGASSGRLEIGFEGAIGSTLAKIEINGISNFYIYYFILSFVDEIKNNTTGSAIPHTDKSFILSRYMVEPEKELIDLFDKKVKEVLDKIFENKKQIETLTKLRDKLLPMLISGRIKL
- a CDS encoding class I SAM-dependent DNA methyltransferase, with amino-acid sequence MADKLDFDKDLWKVADKLRGKIEASEYKHIVFGMIFLKYVSDSYEHRVEELKDKYKDDQELDLILEDKDYYDGSFYLPKKATWKYLSSKTEDPTLPTLLDDAMIMIEENNKTLNGITPKVYVRSGLNYETLGQIIHLFSKLELYDNGNGEKKEKDIFGRVYEYFLMKFALTEGRRGGEFFTPQSIVKLLVEILEPYKGLIYDPACGSGGMFVQSLKFIEKHHGKKEDISIHGQEAVRTTFNICKMNLAIRHLEGHIELEDTLNEDQFPNKQFDYIIANPPFNLREWKKANTDNDSRWQFGTVNSRNIDNVNANYYWIQHMYSHLKSSGRAGFVLSNGSLSDGGQEREVRKKLVLADAVDVIVALPTQLFFTTQIPASLWFLVKNKEYRESKTLFIDARKLGSNISRNQVEFSGDDMKKITDKVRAFRGEEGVYEDEKGFCKVGDFNEIEKKGFNLNPGRYVGVAPEDEISKEDFEKELNALILDLKNELKKSEDIDKRLKNNLGELGYEI